From a single Nicotiana tomentosiformis chromosome 2, ASM39032v3, whole genome shotgun sequence genomic region:
- the LOC104114946 gene encoding uncharacterized protein isoform X1, which translates to MGNSMIVACKNGNWDSSLEELDSYFPVKTECQADVPKTLFRPKVGRTLSEKRWNAAFSQEGYLDIAGVLRRIQRGGIHPSIKGAVWEFLLGCFDPNSTFEERNELRQRRREQYAAWKSECQKIVPLIGSGKFTTNAIVTDDGQPKEHANTSSDVQDTNSALPVNNGVCDKKVIQWKLNLSQIGLDVVRTDRALVFYENQANQAKLWDVLAVYAWMDKDIGYVQGMTDICSPMVILLENEADAFWCFERAMRRLRENFKCTTNSIGVQSQLSTLAQIVKTVDPKLHQHLEELDGGEYLFALRMLMVLFRRELSFIDALYLWEVMWAMEYNPKRYSLYDNTREQLPELVYDGKVNDKQLKQYGKFERKKVRTGAIKQNDALAIFLVASVLETKKKQLMKEAKGLDDVVQIVGEITGNLDAKKALNKALKVHKKYLNKKCRVRLRTIDPCGPALSRTPRIAVA; encoded by the exons ATGGGAAACTCTATGATAGTTGCCTGCAAGAATGGTAATT GGGATTCTTCATTGGAGGAGCTAGACTCTTATTTTCCTGTTAAAACAGAATGTCAAGCTGATGTCCCCAAGACTCTTTTCAGACCGAAG GTAGGAAGAACTCTCAGTGAAAAAAGATGGAATGCTGCATTCTCTCAAGAGGGTTATTTGGATATAGCAGGTGTTCTTAGACGAATCCAACGGGGG GGGATTCATCCATCAATAAAAGGGGCTGTCTGGGAGTTCTTGCTGGGTTGTTTTGATCCCAATAGCACATTTGAGGAGAGAAATGAGCTTAGACAACGGCGAAG AGAGCAGTATGCTGCATGGAAATCTGAATGCCAAAAGATTGTACCTTTAATTGGCAGTGGAAAATTTACCACAAATGCTATAGTCACTGATGATGGCCAACCTAAAGAGCATGCGAACACTTCCAGTGATGTACAAGATACTAACAGTGCCCTGCCAGTCAATAATGGCGTTTGTGACAAGAAAGTAATTCAGTGGAAGCTTAACTTGTCCCAAATTG GTCTGGATGTTGTTCGCACTGATCGTGCTCTTGTATTTTATGAGAATCAAGCTAATCAGGCAAAACTCTGGGACGTGCTTGCTGTCTATGCATGGATGGATAAAGATATTGGTTATGTTCAAG GAATGACAGACATTTGCTCCCCAATGGTTATTCTACTTGAGAATGAAGCAGATGCATTCTGGTGCTTCGAACGTGCAATGCGTAGATTG CGAGAAAATTTCAAGTGCACCACAAATTCGATAGGAGTGCAATCTCAACTAAGTACCCTTGCACAAATTGTTAAAACTGTTGATccgaagcttcatcaacaccttG AGGAGTTAGATGGTGGAGAATATCTATTTGCGTTACGCATGCTGATGGTACTTTTCCGCAGAGAGCTCTCATTTATCGATGCACTCTATCTTTGGGAG GTGATGTGGGCCATGGAGTACAACCCAAAGAGATATTCATTGTATGACAACACACGGGAACAACTTCCCGAGCTAGTATATGATGGTAAAGTAAATGATAAGCAGCTAAAGCAGTATGGCAAATTTGAGAGGAAAAAAGTGAGAACTGGTGCAATAAAACAGAATGATGCCCTTGCCATTTTCCTAGTTGCAAGTGTTCTTGAGACGAAGAAAAAGCAGCTAATGAAAGAGGCAAAGGGCCTAGATGATGTTGTCCAG ATTGTGGGTGAGATAACTGGGAATTTGGATGCAAAGAAAGCACTAAATAAGGCTCTGAAGGTTCATAAGAAGTACTTGAACAAG aaatgcagggtaagactgcgtacaatagacccttgtggtccggccctttcccgaaccccgcgcatagcggtaGCTTAG
- the LOC104114946 gene encoding uncharacterized protein isoform X2: protein MGNSMIVACKNGDSSLEELDSYFPVKTECQADVPKTLFRPKVGRTLSEKRWNAAFSQEGYLDIAGVLRRIQRGGIHPSIKGAVWEFLLGCFDPNSTFEERNELRQRRREQYAAWKSECQKIVPLIGSGKFTTNAIVTDDGQPKEHANTSSDVQDTNSALPVNNGVCDKKVIQWKLNLSQIGLDVVRTDRALVFYENQANQAKLWDVLAVYAWMDKDIGYVQGMTDICSPMVILLENEADAFWCFERAMRRLRENFKCTTNSIGVQSQLSTLAQIVKTVDPKLHQHLEELDGGEYLFALRMLMVLFRRELSFIDALYLWEVMWAMEYNPKRYSLYDNTREQLPELVYDGKVNDKQLKQYGKFERKKVRTGAIKQNDALAIFLVASVLETKKKQLMKEAKGLDDVVQIVGEITGNLDAKKALNKALKVHKKYLNKKCRVRLRTIDPCGPALSRTPRIAVA from the exons ATGGGAAACTCTATGATAGTTGCCTGCAAGAATG GGGATTCTTCATTGGAGGAGCTAGACTCTTATTTTCCTGTTAAAACAGAATGTCAAGCTGATGTCCCCAAGACTCTTTTCAGACCGAAG GTAGGAAGAACTCTCAGTGAAAAAAGATGGAATGCTGCATTCTCTCAAGAGGGTTATTTGGATATAGCAGGTGTTCTTAGACGAATCCAACGGGGG GGGATTCATCCATCAATAAAAGGGGCTGTCTGGGAGTTCTTGCTGGGTTGTTTTGATCCCAATAGCACATTTGAGGAGAGAAATGAGCTTAGACAACGGCGAAG AGAGCAGTATGCTGCATGGAAATCTGAATGCCAAAAGATTGTACCTTTAATTGGCAGTGGAAAATTTACCACAAATGCTATAGTCACTGATGATGGCCAACCTAAAGAGCATGCGAACACTTCCAGTGATGTACAAGATACTAACAGTGCCCTGCCAGTCAATAATGGCGTTTGTGACAAGAAAGTAATTCAGTGGAAGCTTAACTTGTCCCAAATTG GTCTGGATGTTGTTCGCACTGATCGTGCTCTTGTATTTTATGAGAATCAAGCTAATCAGGCAAAACTCTGGGACGTGCTTGCTGTCTATGCATGGATGGATAAAGATATTGGTTATGTTCAAG GAATGACAGACATTTGCTCCCCAATGGTTATTCTACTTGAGAATGAAGCAGATGCATTCTGGTGCTTCGAACGTGCAATGCGTAGATTG CGAGAAAATTTCAAGTGCACCACAAATTCGATAGGAGTGCAATCTCAACTAAGTACCCTTGCACAAATTGTTAAAACTGTTGATccgaagcttcatcaacaccttG AGGAGTTAGATGGTGGAGAATATCTATTTGCGTTACGCATGCTGATGGTACTTTTCCGCAGAGAGCTCTCATTTATCGATGCACTCTATCTTTGGGAG GTGATGTGGGCCATGGAGTACAACCCAAAGAGATATTCATTGTATGACAACACACGGGAACAACTTCCCGAGCTAGTATATGATGGTAAAGTAAATGATAAGCAGCTAAAGCAGTATGGCAAATTTGAGAGGAAAAAAGTGAGAACTGGTGCAATAAAACAGAATGATGCCCTTGCCATTTTCCTAGTTGCAAGTGTTCTTGAGACGAAGAAAAAGCAGCTAATGAAAGAGGCAAAGGGCCTAGATGATGTTGTCCAG ATTGTGGGTGAGATAACTGGGAATTTGGATGCAAAGAAAGCACTAAATAAGGCTCTGAAGGTTCATAAGAAGTACTTGAACAAG aaatgcagggtaagactgcgtacaatagacccttgtggtccggccctttcccgaaccccgcgcatagcggtaGCTTAG
- the LOC104114946 gene encoding uncharacterized protein isoform X3, with protein MGNSMIVACKNGNWDSSLEELDSYFPVKTECQADVPKTLFRPKVGRTLSEKRWNAAFSQEGYLDIAGVLRRIQRGGIHPSIKGAVWEFLLGCFDPNSTFEERNELRQRRREQYAAWKSECQKIVPLIGSGKFTTNAIVTDDGQPKEHANTSSDVQDTNSALPVNNGVCDKKVIQWKLNLSQIGLDVVRTDRALVFYENQANQAKLWDVLAVYAWMDKDIGYVQGMTDICSPMVILLENEADAFWCFERAMRRLRENFKCTTNSIGVQSQLSTLAQIVKTVDPKLHQHLEELDGGEYLFALRMLMVLFRRELSFIDALYLWEVMWAMEYNPKRYSLYDNTREQLPELVYDGKVNDKQLKQYGKFERKKVRTGAIKQNDALAIFLVASVLETKKKQLMKEAKGLDDVVQIVGEITGNLDAKKALNKALKVHKKYLNKVKRS; from the exons ATGGGAAACTCTATGATAGTTGCCTGCAAGAATGGTAATT GGGATTCTTCATTGGAGGAGCTAGACTCTTATTTTCCTGTTAAAACAGAATGTCAAGCTGATGTCCCCAAGACTCTTTTCAGACCGAAG GTAGGAAGAACTCTCAGTGAAAAAAGATGGAATGCTGCATTCTCTCAAGAGGGTTATTTGGATATAGCAGGTGTTCTTAGACGAATCCAACGGGGG GGGATTCATCCATCAATAAAAGGGGCTGTCTGGGAGTTCTTGCTGGGTTGTTTTGATCCCAATAGCACATTTGAGGAGAGAAATGAGCTTAGACAACGGCGAAG AGAGCAGTATGCTGCATGGAAATCTGAATGCCAAAAGATTGTACCTTTAATTGGCAGTGGAAAATTTACCACAAATGCTATAGTCACTGATGATGGCCAACCTAAAGAGCATGCGAACACTTCCAGTGATGTACAAGATACTAACAGTGCCCTGCCAGTCAATAATGGCGTTTGTGACAAGAAAGTAATTCAGTGGAAGCTTAACTTGTCCCAAATTG GTCTGGATGTTGTTCGCACTGATCGTGCTCTTGTATTTTATGAGAATCAAGCTAATCAGGCAAAACTCTGGGACGTGCTTGCTGTCTATGCATGGATGGATAAAGATATTGGTTATGTTCAAG GAATGACAGACATTTGCTCCCCAATGGTTATTCTACTTGAGAATGAAGCAGATGCATTCTGGTGCTTCGAACGTGCAATGCGTAGATTG CGAGAAAATTTCAAGTGCACCACAAATTCGATAGGAGTGCAATCTCAACTAAGTACCCTTGCACAAATTGTTAAAACTGTTGATccgaagcttcatcaacaccttG AGGAGTTAGATGGTGGAGAATATCTATTTGCGTTACGCATGCTGATGGTACTTTTCCGCAGAGAGCTCTCATTTATCGATGCACTCTATCTTTGGGAG GTGATGTGGGCCATGGAGTACAACCCAAAGAGATATTCATTGTATGACAACACACGGGAACAACTTCCCGAGCTAGTATATGATGGTAAAGTAAATGATAAGCAGCTAAAGCAGTATGGCAAATTTGAGAGGAAAAAAGTGAGAACTGGTGCAATAAAACAGAATGATGCCCTTGCCATTTTCCTAGTTGCAAGTGTTCTTGAGACGAAGAAAAAGCAGCTAATGAAAGAGGCAAAGGGCCTAGATGATGTTGTCCAG ATTGTGGGTGAGATAACTGGGAATTTGGATGCAAAGAAAGCACTAAATAAGGCTCTGAAGGTTCATAAGAAGTACTTGAACAAG GTCAAAAGATCCTAG
- the LOC104114945 gene encoding CRIB domain-containing protein RIC6-like — MTTKVKGLLKGLRYISQVFDEDKEKEMQIGFPTDVKHVAHIGWDGPSVDNPSWMKEFKSPGAFQSAPLVPPPGDLKENPDIKWVSEDSNRRSRNANSSSPTKDIIPEKPRTSRRHSTTENGTHDSTNKEPGTKSRSSRRHHNKETTSDGHKSSESSAKNHPDIPKKSRRKKSKEDGSASGSTRPSRSKGTSSSTAQTTDSGPGQEKESSGISKEKQEE; from the exons ATGACCACAAAGGTGAAAGGCCTTCTTAAAGGCCTTAGGTACATTTCTCAAGTTTTTG ATGaggataaagaaaaagaaatgcaAATTGGTTTTCCTACAGATGtaaagcatgttgcacatatagGATGGGATGGTCCATCAGTTGATAATCCAAGCTGG ATGAAAGAATTCAAATCACCAGGAGCATTTCAATCAGCTCCTTTGGTTCCTCCTCCTGGAGATCTTAAAGAAAATCCTGATATTAAATGGGTTTCTGAAG ATTCAAACAGAAGGTCCAGAAATGCAAATAGTTCTTCTCCAACCAAAGACATTATACCAGAAAAGCCAAGAACATCCAGGAGACATTCTACTACAGAAAATGGCACTCATGATTCTACAAACAAAGAACCTGGGACCAAATCCAGGAGTTCCAGGCGACACCATAACAAGGAAACAACGTCCGATGGTCACAAATCGAGTGAATCTTCAGCTAAAAACCACCCCGATATCCCCAAAAAATCGCGACGAAAGAAGTCCAAGGAGGATGGTTCGGCCTCTGGCTCGACTCGACCATCAAGATCCAAAGGCACTTCTTCTAGTACAGCACAAACTACAGATTCAGGTCCTGGACAGGAAAAGGAGAGTAGTGGAATTTCTAAAGAAAAACAAGAGGAGTGA